The Mycoplasma nasistruthionis genome contains a region encoding:
- a CDS encoding IMPACT family protein, which produces MICKIENIIKKSKFIGIVVEIQQNDNIKDIIKKYKEIYHDATHVCYGYITNFNNSENAGYSDDGEPKNTAGKPIYETLKLKKAYNVIVFVVRYYGGKKLGAGPLIRAYREATSDAINLANQKGA; this is translated from the coding sequence ATGATTTGCAAAATAGAAAACATTATTAAAAAATCAAAATTTATTGGTATTGTTGTGGAAATACAACAAAATGACAATATAAAAGATATAATTAAAAAATATAAGGAAATTTACCACGATGCAACACATGTTTGCTATGGTTATATAACGAATTTTAACAATTCAGAAAATGCTGGTTATTCAGATGATGGAGAACCTAAAAATACAGCAGGCAAGCCAATTTATGAAACTTTAAAGCTTAAAAAAGCATATAACGTTATTGTTTTTGTTGTTAGATATTATGGTGGTAAAAAATTAGGTGCTGGACCTTTAATTAGAGCATATCGCGAAGCTACTTCGGATGCTATTAATCTAGCTAATCAAAAAGGAGCATAA